A segment of the Impatiens glandulifera unplaced genomic scaffold, dImpGla2.1, whole genome shotgun sequence genome:
TCCAACGCACCATGCTCTGTTTTGATGCAATTTTTGTAATTCGTGGATGTAATCCAGTTCTAACTCATCGAAACTGTTGATTATAATCCCGTACGCATCGCGATTTGCTTCTTTTAACTTCTCTTTATATTCCTTCATTCCAGGTGAATTCGAATATACAAAAACTGGTAACTGTTGTTTTGTTATCACAATTCTATCCGGTATACCTGGCACGATAAAAGGTTGTTCTAATTCCACATCGCTCTCAAGAATTCCGGAAACTTCAGTTTGATGAATCAATATTACAGATAAACAACCCATTCCATCGAAGATGACTCTCCTGATGTCTAATCTCTTCGCGGCTACTGCAATTTTAGGAATGAATCTGTCGGTTATCATGCAAGTAGGAAAGGGCTTCATCTGTTCCACGACATGCTCAACTGATGTTTGCCATTCATCGAGAGCTTGAAAAAAGTTGATCCATTGTCCCTTTGAGAGTTTATCGGCGGTTTCGCAGTTTTCCGGCAGGCCGTTCTCCTTCGATGGAAAAGGTACTTGAATGAAACAGATGGAAATGGATTCCGACAATTGGTTAATGGTTTGGCCGTATCTGGCTGCGATAACCGGAGTGATGAAGACGGTGGCGGTTATGCCGCCATGGTTAGCCATTAGCTTAGCCATGTCTATCATGGGTATGAAATGGCCTGGGGCCAACATGGGAACAAAAACTAAGTGAAGGGTTTCATTAGATGGAGAAGAATCCTCCATTGAAGCTCTGGTTTTGAAGCTCTCTGTTTTTCTGTGGCTGAAGAGTGAAGTGAAGAGTGATGATCTTAAAAAGAGTATTTAagcctattttattttataatttaatattcacatacaaaaataaaagtaatatttaagtCATCAGTTACGTCACTCTGAAAAACGATTTAGGATTTTGGAAagtaatattgatttttattgataGAACTTGAGGAAATTGTTATTAAAGTAAAACTTACATTATTAAAGCAATTAATTATcagttttctaaaaaaaataaaaataaaaaaataatatttgactaGAGAACATGACAAAATTgctaataaagtaaaaaatttgatataatctaaataaattacctaattaaaacaaaacttttagatttaatttacaaatttaattaaaattaaagtcataaaataaattaaaaaattaggcATGACTTgttcttagagcttgtttggaTAAGTTTTGAGGGTGTGCgtttttttaatacttaaaaagatattaataatataatgataatatatatatatatatatatatatatatatatatatatatatatatatatatatatatatatatatatatatatatatatatatatatatattatttttatatatagagtattttagtaatttaattaaaaaattaaatgataattaataaaaaaataatattgaaataatacttgattatgattaatttttttatgaaaaaacacaactGAACAAGCTCACAAGGTCCAGCTCTAGATGAGGCATGATCAACAACTGAAACACCAAATTAAGTGTATTCGTAAAGAAGTTGCTGAGAGtttgtttaagattttttttcaaaattgtcAAATGTTGGTTAATGGTTTGGCCATATTAGGCTGCGATGGCTGTCATGCCACGCTTAGCCATGTCCATCATAAGAATGAAATGATTGG
Coding sequences within it:
- the LOC124917517 gene encoding UDP-glycosyltransferase 73C4-like; its protein translation is MEDSSPSNETLHLVFVPMLAPGHFIPMIDMAKLMANHGGITATVFITPVIAARYGQTINQLSESISICFIQVPFPSKENGLPENCETADKLSKGQWINFFQALDEWQTSVEHVVEQMKPFPTCMITDRFIPKIAVAAKRLDIRRVIFDGMGCLSVILIHQTEVSGILESDVELEQPFIVPGIPDRIVITKQQLPVFVYSNSPGMKEYKEKLKEANRDAYGIIINSFDELELDYIHELQKLHQNRAWCVGPLCMSNNKSEMASRGDKASIDKNQCLKWLDGHESGSVIYVCLGSLSKMTLTQMLELGLALEASNRPFIWVIRETDGKEEIEKWLSDYEYEDRICGRGILVRGWAPQVLILSHESVGGFLTHCGWNSTIEGISFGVPMITWPLFSEQFFNEKLVVQILGIGVGVGAKMSIFESDEQKETLDYVLVRREAILDAIEKVMCGDDDGEERRKRARKLGEAAKKATEEGGSSYHNINDFLQDIVKPQ